Proteins from one Podospora pseudoanserina strain CBS 124.78 chromosome 1, whole genome shotgun sequence genomic window:
- a CDS encoding hypothetical protein (EggNog:ENOG503NTVJ; COG:A) codes for MSSPSVTWSEEAVVGVDSSPVASGRSRSVSEPSSVAGSDELIFSAASSPAMESLAASLAACKVEANDDAVESGSPIVPSAALKEDDEVLETSTRSAAAEATASTSTTDLRSVSWAVEVAGDSVGSLSASRSVTWAMSASDSGNSAEIDPQDVYPSTACVFVANLAEPRDDVALEAAVTRAFSRFGTVFVKIRRDHNNLPFAFVQYTTEEEAKDAIERGRGVPIFGRPCRTEMVKSNRSFIIYKRDCSEILIDEAHKIMETFGTVSSIEVVDDDTCERMDLPSSVLVEYSSFNSKKTFSMAVALFPDYYIDMFDVRKRAAKSNIDRDTEFLRQYDLDRRSIYVGGLPLDATEEEMFEIFSDVGEVIKVNMVQRHNQEGALARQFCFVEFDKMETPTYAINNRDGMVLRGQHLTVQRKQSKVAKTRLATRYIGKNELTEVNKTQPHHDDQVAIRRGNFTGQIYNGPNSTANALARYNNNGPYGYDQGHQGYQGHQMPIHHHEPQHYQRYAGPAMPPMPYIPGDGAAVGMSGMPVHPATVSPSFAQSFPVHPPGHTPPGMMSAWPVITNNTPTRHHQAYNPNPAFAPTQRRAPDRSCAQPRRNHTRYFYQPADADIVEE; via the exons ATGTCGTCGCCCTCGGTGACCTGGTCCGAGGAAGCTGTCGTTGGCGTCGACAGCAGCCCTGTCGCCTCTGGCCGTTCCCGCTCGGTCAGCGAGCCCTCGTCCGTTGCCGGCTCCGATGAGCTGA TTTtttccgccgcctcctctcccgccatGGAGTCGCTCGCTGCCTCCCT TGCTGCTTGCAAGGTCGAGGCCAACGATGATGCCGTTGAGTCGGGCTCTCCCATTGT TCCGTCCGCCGCCttgaaggaggatgacgaggtccTTGAGACCTCCACCAGGTCTGCTGCCGCGGAGGCCACTGCCTCGACCTCTACCACCGATCTCCGCTCAGTCTCCTGGGCTGTCGAGGTCGCTGGCGACTCTGTTGGATCCCTCTCTGCCTCTCGCTCTGTTACTTGGGCCATGTCTGCCAGCGATTCTGGCAACAGCGCTGAGATTGACCCCCAGGACGTCTACCCGTCCACCGCGTGTGTCTTCGTCGCCAA TCTGGCTGAGCCCCGCGACGATGTCGCTCTTGAGGCCGCTGTTACGCGCGCCTTCAGTCGCTTTGGCACTGTGTTTGTCAAGATCCGCCGTGATCACAACAACTTGCCGTTTGCTTTCGTCCAATACacgacggaggaggaggccaaggatgCGATCGAGAGAGGTCGCGGCGTCCCCATTTTTGGCCGCCCCTGCCGCACTGAGATGGTCAAGTCCAACC GATCTTTCATCATTTACAAGCGCGACTGCAGCGAGATCCTGATTGATGAGGCTCACAAGATCATGGAGACTTTCGGAACGGTCAGCAGCattgaggttgttgatgacgaCACTTGCGAGCGCATGGATTTGCCCTCTTCCGTTTTGGTTGAGTACTCCAGCTTCAACTCGAAGAAAACATTCAGCATG GCCGTTGCCCTGTTCCCTGACTACTACATCGACATGTTCGATGTCCGCAAGCGTGCTGCCAAGAGCAACATTGATCGTGACACAGAATTTCTCCGTCAGTACGATCTCGATCGCCGCTCCATCTACGTTGGCGGCCTTCCTCTTGAcgccaccgaggaggagatgtttGAGATCTTTTCCGATGTTGGCGAGGTCATCAAGGTGAACATGGTGCAGCGCCATAACCAAGAAG GTGCTCTTGCTCGCCAGTTTTGCTTTGTCGAGTTCGACAAGATGGAGACGCCGACTTATGCCATCAACAACCGTGATGGCATGGTCCTCCGTGGCCAGCATTTGACTGTTCAGCGCAAGCAGTCAAAGGTAGCCAAGACCCGTCTTGCGACCCGCTACATCGGCAAGAATGAGCTAACTGAGGTCAACAAGACTCAGCCTCACCACGACGACCAAGTCGCGATTCGTCGTGGTAATTTCACGGGCCAGATCTACAATGGCCCCAACAGCACAGCCAATGCTTTGGCCCGCTATAACAACAACGGCCCTTATGGATACGACCAGGGCCACCAGGGCTACCAGGGCCACCAGAtgcccatccaccaccacgagcCCCAGCATTACCAGCGCTACGCGGGCCCCGCCATGCCCCCAATGCCGTACATCCCCGGCGATGGCGCTGCGGTTGGCATGAGCGGCATGCCTGTCCACCCGGCGACTGTGTCGCCCAGCTTTGCCCAGAGCTTCCCGGTCCACCCCCCGGGACACACCCCTCCTGGCATGATGAGCGCTTGGCcggtcatcaccaacaacaccccgACCCGCCATCACCAGGCGTATAACCCCAACCCGGCCTTCGCGCCGACCCAGCGGCGCGCTCCCGACCGGAGCTGTGCCCAGCCTCGCCGAAACCACACTCGGTACTTTTACCAGCCGGCGGACGCCGACATCGTGGAGGAGTAA